The following proteins come from a genomic window of Candidozyma auris chromosome 4, complete sequence:
- the RPL29 gene encoding 60S ribosomal protein eL29 translates to MDSDHKSKMAKSKNHTNHNQNKKAHKNGIKKPKTHRYRSLRNVDAKFRRNHRYALRGTAKALAAERENK, encoded by the exons ATGGACTCAGATCAT AAATCG AAAATGGCTAAGTCTAAGAACCACACCAACCACAACCAGAACAAGAAGGCCCACAAGAACGGtatcaagaagccaaagacTCACAGATACAGATCTTTGAGAAACGTGGACGCCAAGTTCAGAAGAAACCACAGATACGCTTTGCGTGGTACTGCCAAGGCTTTGGCCGCCGAGAGAGAGAACAAATAA
- the RPL82 gene encoding 60S ribosomal protein eL8, which yields MPSKKVAPAPLAAKGQTVKAPTNPLFESRKKNYGIGQDIQPKRNLSRFVKWPQYVRLQRQKKILSMRLKVPPAIAQFQNVLDKNTATQTFKLFNKYRPETAAEKKERLTKEAAAIAEGKKAHDVSPKPVVVKYGLNHVVSLIENKKAKLVLIANDVDPIELVIFLPALCRKMGVPYAIVKGKARLGTLVHKKTSSVAALTEVIAEDEAELSKLVSTINANFIEKYEEHRKHWGGGVMGKKHNDKVAKRARALEAAQPRA from the exons ATG CCCTCCAAGAAAGTTGCCCCAGCCCCATTGGCCGCTAAAGGCCAGACCGTCAAGGCCCCAACTAACCCGCTTTTTGAGtccagaaagaagaacTACGGCATTGGCCAGGACATCCAAccaaagagaaacttgTCTAGATTTGTGAAATGGCCTCAGTACGTCAGATTGCAAAGACAGAAAAAGATCTTGTCGATGCGGTTGAAGGTTCCTCCTGCCATTGCCCAGTTTCAAAACGTCTTGGACAAGAACACCGCCACTCAGaccttcaagttgttcaacaagtacagACCAGAGACTGCTgctgaaaagaaggagagattGACCAAAGAGGCTGCCGCCATTGCTGAAGGCAAGAAGGCTCACGACGTCTCTCCAAAGCCAGTCGTTGTCAAGTACGGTTTGAACCACGTTGTCTCTCTcattgagaacaagaaagctAAGTTGGTGTTGATTGCCAATGACGTTGACCCAATTGAGTTGGTCATCTTCTTGCCTGCTTTGTGCAGAAAGATGGGTGTGCCATACGCCATTGTCAAGGGCAAGGCCAGATTGGGTACTTTGGTTCACAAGAAGACTTCCTCTGTGGCTGCTTTGACAGAAGTGATTGCTGAGGACGAGGCGGAATTGTCCAAGTTGGTTTCTACCATCAACGCCAACTTCATTGAGAAGTATGAAGAGCACCGTAAGCACTGGGGTGGTGGTGTTATGGGTAAAAAGCACAATGACAAGGTCGCCAAAAGGGCCAGAGCTTTGGAAGCTGCCCAGCCACGTGCTTAG